tgattccccgcctctaatttcctgcctctgattccccacgtctgataccctgcctctatttccctgcgttTTTTCCgcacctccttctctgcctctcattccccacatctcttttccgtcctctgattccccacctctgattccccgaatctgattccccgtctttgattccctgcttcagagtccctggctcttttcccgcctctctttccccgcctctcttttcccccctctgaatccccgcctctgattccccgtctctcattccccgtctctctttccctaccttgaTTTCTCCACCACTCTTTCCTCTATTCTTATTCCAACCATCTGTtccaacgcctctgtttcccttcctgttttgccgcctccgtttccccgcctctgtttgtctcCCTCCGTTTCACCCCCTCCGTTTCCACTTCGatatttccatccctctgtttccctactttgctttctcctcctctgtttccccacctgctGTGGCAGATCTGCATCTGGACGCCTGGAGTGAATGGTGTATGCCTGGCTGTCTGATCTGCAGAGGAGATGTCCCGGTGACTGGAGTGAACCTGGCCTGGAGGTTCCCGAGTCTGTGCCATTGTTGGGACTTTTTTCTTCTCGTTATATAGGTGCATTTTAGTCTTGTGTAGTTTTGATCTTttatctggagttgaaatggcatcttGTGTTGCCTGATGTGGAATCACAGTTTGCTGGTTAGCATTGTAGTTTCTGGAGGctgtcatttcatttttaaactgtgtcctggttttaaatgacaatacaggctactactcttcttctatccatatcttttaaatatcctcACTGTCTCAGTGGACACCCCCTCTGCAatttcctccctttctatagctgggatactatccctgaccagtaacattattcgccccccaccccactacccctcattctattccttttaaaccCAAACCCTAGGACCTGCATCAgcaaatcctgcccttcctccaaccaagactctgtaacagtcacaacatcatagttgtacatactgatccatgctcaaagttcatcccctttattccttgcattgaaatagacatttcaaaccctctgactgactccatctgtttttttcctctgcctgtctttttttttgacaAACTCAGAACATGTCCCCTCATGCTTTTGAACTTCTGCTCTCATATTGTGGTTCCCGTCCCCCTGCCAAACTGCCATCTggtatccaaggaaagcatcctgactggtccccatctgtttccaacaggtgtcaatcacaccggagcccaagaagagtgtaatcacctgcctgaatgactatcgaccagttgcACTTGCATtaacagtgaagaagtgtttggaaaggctcctgtctgagtggtgatgtggatccattccagttcgcctctcATAATAACAGCAGATGTTGTCTTACTGGCCCTACACCAATCCCTGGAGCACCTGAACagtaaagatgctctttatcaactacagctcggcatttaacaccatcatcccctccaaactgaccagcaaactccaagacctgggagttaacacctccagaccacaatcagtgaaggttggtaagaatatcccctccacgatctccatcagtaccagagcaccacagggctgtgttcttagcccccactctactcactttacacccacgactgtgtggctcggtacatcaACAATATCCCCTCCAAATTTGATGACGATACCACGgacgtgggttgtataaaggaaggggatgagtccacatgcaggagggagtttgaaaaccgagctgaatggtgcatcaacaacaacctcgcactcaatgtcaccaaaaccaaggagttgattgttgagttcaggaatggaaagccagaggtttaaaatccagtgatgattgggggatcaggggtggagagggtgagcgaatttaggttcttgggagtcaccatctcaaaaattcttcctggacccaacaccaatgtcctcgtgaagaaagcatgtcagcgcctctaattcctcaggggtttgtggaggtttgggatgacaccagaaaccctggcaaattttgacagagatgtggtggaaagtgtgctgactggctgcatcatggtctggtatggggacaccaatacccctgagaataaagccctccaaaaggtcgtggacacagcccaggacatcacagacaaaactctccccactattgagtttatcgacagggaatggtgctgtcagaaaacatcagcaatcaccaaagatccacactctctctttctcttctcactgctgccatcaggaaagaattctcggtgcctcaagactcagacccccaggttcaggaacagctgctctccctccaccttcagactcctcaacaacaaactcaatcaggaactcatttcaggacccttgcagcactttattgattttctttgttttcaattcttttatctttccaggtttccactgaaccgtttatttttgcacgacccattcgtggtaattcggccgtgtccacagaaaaaagggaatctcagggttggatgtgatgtcgagtatgttctctgccaatcaatgggaaatctccaaatcttcaatcttggtgcaaaccaaccattactgtccaagctgcagattgcaagggctgtaaagtgctgccaccgcctgttcacactgagtactgcatgcatgaagcaagggagagagagagatctaggtataataccaccacctggtgtccggactcgcgaactacagggtacatgatttttatttttcatgggagtgttggagaatgagaggagacttgattaaggttaacaaaatagagcaagatggataatatggagctccaatgcacagggaggtctcacctgtgaaggagcaagtgtgagatctcccagttcattcttgctcgggcagtggtggccaattgcaagacagctccaattaggggaagagaatatgctgtttcaggtcatgggtttgaaacggtttccccagttgtgccattcagactcaagagagcagatactTGCAGACAggtaggaaacctagttttattgtggagaattgcttgttttttggggtgaaggttgtttgtggtctgagattcttaaatactttacaatggaagcagcaattttccttgtgcctgattgctacatagcagttaaaatgtctcaaatctatccctcagccagtacttttggtcattgatttggagtgatggcttggcaatatttatagcatggtgagtccaaagctctcaaagtgacaatgtggaaggagtttgtctgttctttgtgttttctgccacccttgagaacttaaaaagtgtccgtgaattgtggtattggtgagacacaagcttgttttgccctctttttgttctgtatgtctataaagtttcagtttagggataaaatgtccagatactgttctgttcaaaagtctagtaaccaaatctgattctcccgagttcttgtcatggatatgtatcatgaagcctgttttgcagcagtcgtgttgcattagaggtgcacatacaattttcaaaaataatgagtttgaaaccagaaaaagatcaggtcgtgcccaaaggttcatctgtgctgttgaattgaattgatggccccaggaccagaatgtgcacttccaccccatggccttgagcttcccaaatcgccaatgaacttacggcccccttgagctgtggagtgtgggaggaaatccacacagacaccgagaggatgtagaaacttcttgcagtcagtgctgatttgatcctggggtgactcgtgctggagaggtgggactactgtcctgccttcaccttgtgatggctgatttttgtctgttggtggatggaggtctgacatgatattcccttggccttgagggaaagaagagtagaaattgcaagggctctgacagaaatatttaaaacctgtttatccacgggtgaggtgccagaggaatggatgtaatctaatgttcctttgtttaaaaacggcttcaaaagccaaccaggtgagcctgacagtgataggttaattattggagggtaatcagagagtacctcgaaaagtatctgttcaaatagcaggccttaatcaaccatagcatagaatactggagtcgggcagtgaggttgagactagacaaggtattggtgaggccctgttgagagtactgtgtgcagttctggtcaccagatgagaggaaagctatcaacaaagtcgagagggtgcagagaagatttacgtcaatgttacctggatatcagcaactagattacaaagaaagattgagcaaatgatgtctttattctttggattgtagatggttgagaggggatttgattgaggtctttaaaattactaggaggatagaacgaattgatgtggagagacttttttcattgcggggagcagagattgaaacaggaggtattgagttaagaggcaaaagtttggaagtaacatgagggggatcttcttgactcagagtggtggttcagtggagtgagcttccgggagaaatagtggcggctgggtctattttgtcatttcagggaaaattggaggggaggggaatgcagagaggtggtacgagaggagagtatttagttcagtgcagacaagaagggccaaatgacctgtttctgtgctgtaattgttataggggtaaaatgtgtggcagtaacttggaagtccgatgcgtatttgggaatgggtcgatggccacactgaaatagcccgttgtatcccacttgaaataattacatcgaattcacggaacaaatttgaatttctcttttgaagatttgggatgtgtatttactaattgtaggaattaagttttaatcacccaacacgaactttctgactcctattaaccaagaaaagcaagattttatttgagagttttgctcaatttttataaatactatctagatgttttctctctttattgttttctattgggcagctgtgggaggggttactttttaaatcactatgcattaattttatcttattttcaaagaagaaatttaagttttttaatgcatatgttaaattaaatgtaaaaatgttacaaataagataaatgaagaattgtttcaggaactggcaatcttccacgagtgccattaactccaggcagcaggaatatgtgaacgaaacacaaaactggccagaacaactgaggaaacacggctaaaagtgcccaaaaaggtgctgatgccatcttgattttaacgtaggtgacaccgaggaatgcgttggggcagagatggtctatggacagccaatacggacgccttggggaacaaagcctgcACCATCAGTAGGGATGgacaatggtgggtaatgaataagcacatattagagacactgagagagagacacacacatacccagacagacacacacacacagacacagagagacagatacacacacacacggacacacatgcacacagagagacacacacagaaacacacacagacagagagagagacactgacagcgagacagagagacagacagacacacacagacagagacacacacagacagatagacacacacagacggagagagacacacacagacggagagagagacactgacagagagacagacagacacacacagacagagacacagacagacagatagacacacatagacggagagagacacacacagacggagagagagagacacacacacagagacagagagacacacatagagacagagagagatacacacacgacagagagacagacacacacacagacagagacagacacacagagagacacacag
The Narcine bancroftii isolate sNarBan1 unplaced genomic scaffold, sNarBan1.hap1 Scaffold_659, whole genome shotgun sequence genome window above contains:
- the LOC138751083 gene encoding uncharacterized protein; the protein is MTPETLANFDRDVVESVLTGCIMVWYGDTNTPENKALQKVVDTAQDITDKTLPTIEFIDREWCCQKTSAITKDPHSLFLFSLLPSGKNSRCLKTQTPRFRNSCSPSTFRLLNNKLNQELISGPLQHFIDFLCFQFFYLSRFPLNRLFLHDPFVVIRPCPQKKGNLRVGCDVEYVLCQSMGNLQIFNLGANQPLLSKLQIARAVKCCHRLFTLSTACMKQGRERDLGIIPPPGVRTRELQGDTEECVGAEMVYGQPIRTPWGTKPAPSVGMDNGG